The Chitinophaga niabensis genome segment CCCATTTTTCCACCACCTTTGGCGCGGAACAGTTCCAGTGCATGCTCATACCGTACACCATCTGCATCACCAATAGCCATGAATATAGGTGCCTTTATGTTTTTTACATCCCTGGACCAGTCATACGGCTTCAGGTCTATACTCATCACCTTTTTGATAAATTCCGGGAAATGGGTGGAGTCGTTTCCATAACTGATGTATTGTTGTTCTATGGGCGATCCTTTAAACATATCTGCATTCATGGTAGCAAACATGGCCTCTACATCCGGCCACCAGCCATCATGCCTGTAGGTGCCTGACAATACTACCAGCCGGCGTAATTGCTCAGGATGGCGTACTGCAAACTGGAAAGCTACACCACCTCCCATGCTGTATCCCAATACATCTGCACTGTCTACTTTGAGATGTTTGAGCAAACCAGATACATCGTCTGCCATAGCTTCGTAACTAAACTCCCTGGATATATCTTTTGTACGGCCGTGCGCCTGCATTTCTGCTACTATCACTTTCCTGTTTTTAGCAAACAGGGGTATGACCTGCGCCCAGTTCATGGGTATATTCATGAAAGAACCATGCAGCAGTACTATTGGCTTACCTTCTCCATACACTTCATAATAGAGCTTTAAACCATTTACATCCGCATAACCGCTATCGGTGGGTTTAAGGGGCTGACTGGTGATCGAATCTTTAGGTTCCGTTTTCGGTGCTTCCTTTGTGCCTGGCTGGCAGGATGCGACCACTGCCATAACAATTGCAATCGAGATACTGGTTATAACACGCTTAATCATATAGTGGGTTTTTTGTTAGGGCAAATCTCGCAAACAATAGTGTGTTACCCGGTGTGTGAATGCGACAATGAT includes the following:
- a CDS encoding alpha/beta fold hydrolase yields the protein MIKRVITSISIAIVMAVVASCQPGTKEAPKTEPKDSITSQPLKPTDSGYADVNGLKLYYEVYGEGKPIVLLHGSFMNIPMNWAQVIPLFAKNRKVIVAEMQAHGRTKDISREFSYEAMADDVSGLLKHLKVDSADVLGYSMGGGVAFQFAVRHPEQLRRLVVLSGTYRHDGWWPDVEAMFATMNADMFKGSPIEQQYISYGNDSTHFPEFIKKVMSIDLKPYDWSRDVKNIKAPIFMAIGDADGVRYEHALELFRAKGGGKMGDIHGLPASRLAIIPGTTHIGMMQHMDWMLPMINDFLDADLNAPPPTF